The Clostridiales bacterium genome has a segment encoding these proteins:
- a CDS encoding polyprenyl synthetase family protein: protein MVILWDGFEKDFRDFERYQKQYFLERFGSDEFSNITGYSLIDIGGKRIRPLLLIKTALCSNFADIETAYKFGIALECIHTYSLIHDDLPCMDNDKYRRGFLSAHAKYGEALAILSGDALLNFAYETILDNDLSQPNILNAARLISRFAGNKGMIKGQVLDMDLIKEKSADQKQNIYNIYLNKTAALFRAAISAGAVLGNVDDNELKSLDCFAQNFGIYYQILDDINDLETEENKLAYPKIFGLEQALKLAQEHKRQAQDCLKGLENKYYFLNQFLFKLKL, encoded by the coding sequence ATGGTTATACTTTGGGACGGTTTTGAAAAAGATTTTAGGGATTTTGAAAGATACCAAAAGCAATATTTTTTGGAGCGTTTTGGTTCCGATGAGTTTTCTAATATTACGGGCTATAGCCTTATAGACATTGGCGGCAAGCGCATCCGTCCGTTGTTGTTAATAAAGACCGCGCTATGTTCTAATTTTGCCGATATTGAAACCGCGTATAAATTTGGGATTGCCCTAGAATGTATCCATACTTATTCGCTTATTCACGATGATTTGCCATGCATGGATAACGACAAATACAGGCGCGGTTTTTTGAGCGCTCACGCCAAATACGGCGAAGCCTTGGCAATTTTAAGCGGGGACGCTTTGCTTAATTTTGCTTATGAAACAATACTGGATAACGATTTATCCCAGCCAAATATTTTAAACGCCGCAAGGTTAATTAGCCGATTTGCCGGCAACAAAGGCATGATAAAAGGCCAAGTCTTGGATATGGATTTGATAAAGGAAAAATCCGCCGATCAAAAGCAAAACATATATAACATTTATCTTAACAAAACGGCGGCGTTATTTAGAGCGGCGATTAGCGCCGGCGCGGTATTGGGCAATGTTGACGATAACGAATTAAAAAGCCTTGATTGTTTTGCCCAAAATTTTGGCATCTATTATCAAATACTGGACGATATAAACGATCTTGAAACGGAAGAGAATAAGTTGGCATACCCTAAGATTTTCGGGCTTGAGCAGGCATTAAAATTGGCACAAGAACATAAAAGACAAGCCCAAGATTGTTTAAAGGGCTTAGAAAATAAATATTATTTTTTGAATCAGTTTTTATTCAAACTAAAATTATAA
- a CDS encoding 1-deoxy-D-xylulose-5-phosphate synthase, translating into MPIIDKIKGPYDVRLLSLPQLRQLSEEIRKYLIETISITGGHLASNLGVVELTLALYYVFDPPKDKFIWDVGHQAYVHKILTGRKEQLNTIRSLGGISGFPSIEESRYDVFNTGHASTSISAGLGFARARDLRGEDYHIISIIGDGALTGGMAFEALNDLGVSKTKMIIVLNDNNMSISPNIGGVNNYLSKIRISKKYAALKLKIQKIINQLPLVGQPLIDVLEKIRDNLKFALVSGKMFEQFGLKYIGPIDGHNLEDLIEFLSHVKNLDEPVLLHVVTQKGKGLPCAEKNPTEYHGINSANNNNNGHSFSKTLGKTLSLLAEKDQNVVAITAAMAEGTGLEIFKEKHKDRFFDVAICESHAVTMAAGLAISGLKPYVAIYSTFLQRSFDQILHDVCLMKLPVTFCIDRAGVVGADGVTHQGIYDLSYLSLMPDITIIAPKDINEFKMMLEWSLDFKAPLAIRYPKDCILEIDVHAPIEYGKWEIINSQQSNVYIIATGGRMIKLGIEISRILENHKINIINARFIKPLDYDFLDNIAENSYIITMEDNVLNGGLGMAIANYLLKQNKKFKIKHIAMPEKVAIIGEIEVVYNKLGLTPSKLSKEISDFIQ; encoded by the coding sequence ATGCCGATAATTGATAAAATAAAAGGTCCATACGATGTAAGATTATTATCCCTGCCTCAATTACGCCAATTAAGCGAGGAAATTAGAAAATATTTGATTGAAACAATATCAATTACAGGCGGTCATCTTGCGTCAAATTTGGGCGTTGTGGAACTTACTCTAGCATTATACTATGTTTTTGACCCGCCCAAAGATAAGTTTATTTGGGATGTTGGGCATCAAGCCTATGTTCACAAAATTTTGACAGGCCGCAAAGAACAATTAAACACGATTCGCTCTTTGGGCGGCATAAGCGGATTTCCAAGCATAGAAGAAAGTAGATATGATGTATTTAATACAGGTCATGCAAGCACCTCAATTTCCGCAGGGCTAGGTTTTGCGCGCGCCAGAGACCTAAGAGGCGAAGATTATCATATAATCTCAATAATAGGCGACGGCGCGTTGACCGGGGGAATGGCCTTTGAAGCGTTAAATGATTTGGGCGTATCCAAAACCAAAATGATAATAGTTCTTAACGATAACAACATGTCAATTTCGCCCAATATTGGCGGGGTCAATAATTATTTGTCCAAAATCAGAATCAGCAAAAAATACGCCGCGCTAAAATTAAAAATTCAAAAAATCATTAACCAATTGCCGCTTGTTGGGCAACCCTTAATTGATGTGTTGGAAAAAATAAGAGACAACCTAAAGTTCGCCCTGGTAAGCGGGAAGATGTTTGAACAATTTGGTCTAAAATATATCGGTCCGATTGACGGGCATAACTTGGAAGATTTGATAGAATTTTTATCGCATGTGAAAAATCTTGACGAACCTGTTTTGTTGCATGTTGTCACACAAAAAGGCAAAGGACTGCCCTGCGCCGAAAAAAATCCCACCGAATATCATGGCATTAACTCCGCTAATAACAACAACAACGGGCATTCGTTTTCAAAAACGCTGGGCAAGACGCTAAGTCTTTTGGCGGAAAAAGACCAAAACGTTGTGGCTATTACCGCCGCTATGGCCGAAGGCACAGGTCTTGAGATTTTTAAAGAAAAACATAAAGACAGATTTTTTGATGTTGCTATTTGCGAATCCCATGCTGTCACTATGGCCGCGGGATTGGCGATCTCGGGATTAAAACCTTATGTCGCCATATATTCTACTTTTTTGCAGCGAAGTTTTGACCAAATCTTGCACGACGTATGCCTTATGAAATTGCCTGTCACATTTTGCATTGATAGGGCGGGGGTTGTGGGCGCGGACGGCGTTACTCATCAGGGCATTTATGACTTGTCTTATTTATCTTTGATGCCGGACATTACCATAATCGCGCCTAAAGACATAAATGAGTTTAAGATGATGTTAGAATGGTCTTTGGACTTTAAAGCGCCTTTGGCGATAAGATATCCTAAAGACTGCATTTTGGAAATTGATGTTCATGCGCCTATTGAATACGGCAAATGGGAAATTATAAATTCGCAGCAATCCAATGTCTATATCATTGCGACGGGCGGGCGTATGATAAAATTAGGCATTGAAATATCCCGAATACTTGAGAATCATAAAATTAACATCATTAACGCGCGGTTTATAAAACCTCTTGATTATGATTTCTTGGATAATATAGCCGAAAACTCTTATATTATCACTATGGAAGATAATGTGCTTAACGGCGGCTTAGGTATGGCTATAGCTAATTATTTATTGAAACAGAATAAAAAATTTAAAATAAAACACATCGCCATGCCTGAAAAAGTCGCGATTATTGGGGAAATAGAAGTAGTATATAATAAACTCGGCTTAACTCCCTCAAAATTATCAAAAGAGATATCGGACTTTATCCAATAA